The Amycolatopsis camponoti genome segment CAGCTTCGCCTCGTTCGCGTTGCTCACGTGGACCAGGTGGGCGCCGGCGACCAGGGGGACGAGCAGGCCGTCGAGGATGCCCTCCGGCCCGCTCCAGTCGCGAGTGGACAGCACGCGGTCGTCCGCGCCGAGGCCCAGCTTCGCCGCGCGGGCGCGGGCTTCGGCCAGTACTTCGTCCACAGTGGAGTCGAACAGCGCGGGGGTGTCGCCGGGGATCGCGACGAGCGGGCTGTACTGGTCGCCCGCCGCGCGGGACTCCGTCAGGTAGTCGAACGCGCCGCCGCCCGGCGCCTCGTCGAGGCCGCGGCCCATCGGGTCCAGCGTGACGACGGCGGTCGCGGTCGCGCCGGTCGGCTCCGGGTCGTCCGGCCCGACGAACGCCACCCGCGCGCCGGCGCCCTCGGTCACGACGCGCGCCCCGCACCACCACGCCCCGAGCAGCACGCCGACGGTCTGCCAGTGCGCCGGCAGCTGCACGGCGACGGCGTCGCCCGGCTCGACGTCGAACTCCTCGGTCAGCCAGTTGGCCGTCTTCGCGGCCCAGTTGGCGGTCGTCGCCACGGACAGCTCGACGCGGCTGCCGAGCTGGTCGTCGTAGTGGGTGATCAACGGTTTCGCGGGCGAGGCCAGCAGCGGGCGCAGCAGCTCGTCGGTCAGGCTCATGCGGACAGGCTAAAGCGCGGACCACGCGCTTCGCCGGTTGACACCGCCACGTGAATCTCAGTACGTTTGCTTTGCAAGCAAATGCAACTGGAGAGCTGGGGGACAGCCATGACCATTCTCGTCACCGGCGCGCGTGGACACGTCGGCCGCGCCGTGCTCGACGCGCTCGTCGCCGCAGGTCAGGACGTGCGCGCGTCGAGCCGCGACGCCACCACGCTCGACGTGCCCACGGCGAAGGTGAGCGTCGACCTCGAAGATCCGTCCACCTTGGACGCCGCGCTCGACGGCGTCGAGTCGGTGTTCCTGTACACCCGGCCGTCGGGGATCGAGGGCTTCGTGAAGGCGGCCGAAGCGGCCGGCGTGCGGCACGTCGTGCTGCTGTCGTCGGGCGCGACGCTCGAGCCGAGGTCCTCGGGGAGCCGGATCGCGTCGCTCCACCGCGCGGTGGAGCAGGCGCTGATCGCGGCGCCGTTCGCGGAGACGCTGCTGAACCCGGGCGCGTTCGCCACCAACGTCCTGGGCTGGCGCGCGGACGTCGCCGAGGGCGTGATCCGCACCCCGTACCCGGACGCGCGGATCGGCGCCATCCACGAGCGCGACATCGCCGACGTCGCGGCGCGGATCCTGGTCGACGGCTCCCACGCCGGCGAAGCGCTGCAGCTGAGCGGGCCGGCGCCGATCACGTTCCGGGAGCAGGCGGAAGTGCTCGCGGACGTCCTCGGCCGGCCGATGCGGGTCGAGGAGGAGACGCCGGAGCAGACGGCGTCCCGCATGACGGCGCTGGGGTGGCCGCCGGAGGTGCCACCGGAGGTCCTGCGGGCGTGGGAGCGGACGACGCGGGAGCCGTCGGTGGTGACGGACGTCGTGCGCGAGGTGACCGGGCACGCGCCGCGGACGTTCCGGCAGTGGGCGGAGGACCACCGCGCCGACTTCAGTTGACGCAGGGGACTCCGTCGGAGGCCTGGAGCAGCGGCGCCGCGGCGGGGGCGGCGCCGCTGCCCGAGCCGCCGCCCGATGCCTTGGCCGCCACCGGGGCCGCTCGGCCCGCCAGGCCCGCCACGAACTCGCGGACCGCCTTCGGGTCGATCTCGACGATGCTCTGACCGTCCTCGCTGCGCCCGTTCGCCGTGATCACCGGGATCGTCGCGAACGTCAGGTCGCCCGACGCGATGCCCTTCGCCTGCTGCGCGAACTGCAGCAGGTCGAGCCCCGGGTCCAGGGTCAGTGACCGGTGCACCGCGTCCATCAGGTTGTTCAGCGTGCCCGGGCTGGTCAGCGTGCCCGCCGAAAGCACCTGGCGCAGCGCCGACGACAGGAACGCCTGCTGCCGCACGATCCGGTCGAGGTCGCCGCGCGGCAGGTTCTTGCGCTGCCGGACGAACGACAGCGCTTCCCCGCCCGACACCGTCTGCTCGCCGCGGCGGAAGTTCGCGCCCGAGTCCTTGTCCTCGGTCGAGTGGTTCAGGCACACCTTGACGCCACCGAGCGCCTCGGTGAGCAGGTAGAAGCCCAGCAGGTTGATCTCGGCGTAGTGGTCGACGCGCACCTGCGTGAGGTCCTGCACCGCCTGCACCAGCACCCGGCGGCCCTCGGTGTCGGAGTCGCGCTCGATCTTCGCCTGGTCGCGTTCGCCCTGCCCGCGCAGCTCCTGCGCGAAGTGCGCCTTCGCGATGCCGTACGCCGAGTTGATCTTCGCCTTGCCGCGGCCCGGGATGTCGGTCCAGGTGTCCCGCGGCACCGACACCGCCGACGGCTTCGAGCCGTCCTTCGGCACCCGCAGGAGGATCACCGTGTCGGTGTTCACCGCGCCGCTGTTGGCCTCGGTCCGCAGCTCCCTCAGCACCCGCGGCGGGAGCTGGTTGCCCTGCGCGTCCGTCCGCGCGTCGCTGCCGACGAGCAGGATGTCGTCGGCGCCGTCGTCCGCTGGCGGCGGCGCGGGCTCACCGGCGCGCGGGGTGAGCGCGTCCGTCGTCGGCACGGTGCTCT includes the following:
- a CDS encoding TIGR03089 family protein; the encoded protein is MSLTDELLRPLLASPAKPLITHYDDQLGSRVELSVATTANWAAKTANWLTEEFDVEPGDAVAVQLPAHWQTVGVLLGAWWCGARVVTEGAGARVAFVGPDDPEPTGATATAVVTLDPMGRGLDEAPGGGAFDYLTESRAAGDQYSPLVAIPGDTPALFDSTVDEVLAEARARAAKLGLGADDRVLSTRDWSGPEGILDGLLVPLVAGAHLVHVSNANEAKLGARRDAERTTADLPA
- a CDS encoding LCP family protein, producing MDDEQEKPDPAAEPVTERDDSEWKPSPFPREAAPAPVAARPSRVRRAGRVTRRVAVGLVSVLALGASGYAYVTKDQLQSTVPTTDALTPRAGEPAPPPADDGADDILLVGSDARTDAQGNQLPPRVLRELRTEANSGAVNTDTVILLRVPKDGSKPSAVSVPRDTWTDIPGRGKAKINSAYGIAKAHFAQELRGQGERDQAKIERDSDTEGRRVLVQAVQDLTQVRVDHYAEINLLGFYLLTEALGGVKVCLNHSTEDKDSGANFRRGEQTVSGGEALSFVRQRKNLPRGDLDRIVRQQAFLSSALRQVLSAGTLTSPGTLNNLMDAVHRSLTLDPGLDLLQFAQQAKGIASGDLTFATIPVITANGRSEDGQSIVEIDPKAVREFVAGLAGRAAPVAAKASGGGSGSGAAPAAAPLLQASDGVPCVN
- a CDS encoding NmrA family NAD(P)-binding protein — encoded protein: MTILVTGARGHVGRAVLDALVAAGQDVRASSRDATTLDVPTAKVSVDLEDPSTLDAALDGVESVFLYTRPSGIEGFVKAAEAAGVRHVVLLSSGATLEPRSSGSRIASLHRAVEQALIAAPFAETLLNPGAFATNVLGWRADVAEGVIRTPYPDARIGAIHERDIADVAARILVDGSHAGEALQLSGPAPITFREQAEVLADVLGRPMRVEEETPEQTASRMTALGWPPEVPPEVLRAWERTTREPSVVTDVVREVTGHAPRTFRQWAEDHRADFS